The Lampris incognitus isolate fLamInc1 chromosome 7, fLamInc1.hap2, whole genome shotgun sequence genome window below encodes:
- the dusp14 gene encoding dual specificity protein phosphatase 14, translating into MGSRSQGFFHHHHRSTLVPTAVPRLLPESSSLLGGIAQITPNLFLSRGNVASNRSLLLSKGITCVVNATIELPNFNWPHVEYVKVPLADMPHSPISLYFDSVADKIHSVGRKRGAVLVHCAAGVSRSASLCLAYLMKYHRVSLAEAHAWVKARRPVIRPNGGFWRQLIEYERKLFGRNSVKMVQTPYGVIPDVYERDRRNLAPYWGL; encoded by the coding sequence ATGGGTTCCCGTAGCCAAGGTTTTTTTCACCACCACCATCGTAGCACCTTGGTGCCCACAGCAGTTCCCAGACTACTGCCAGAGAGCAGCAGTTTGCTGGGGGGCATCGCACAAATCACCCCCAACCTTTTCCTCAGCAGAGGGAATGTGGCATCCAATCGCAGCCTGCTCCTGTCCAAGGGCATCACGTGTGTGGTCAATGCCACCATCGAGCTACCCAATTTCAACTGGCCCCATGTGGAGTATGTCAAGGTCCCCCTAGCAGACATGCCCCACTCCCCCATCTCATTGTATTTCGACAGTGTGGCCGATAAGATTCACAGCGTTGGCCGCAAGCGGGGGGCGGTGTTGGTGCACTGTGCAGCAGGGGTGAGCCGCTCAGCATCTCTGTGCCTGGCTTACCTCATGAAGTATCACCGTGTGTCCCTGGCGGAGGCCCATGCCTGGGTCAAGGCCCGCAGGCCTGTCATCAGGCCCAATGGGGGTTTCTGGCGCCAGCTCATCGAGTATGAGAGGAAGCTGTTTGGCAGAAACTCTGTAAAGATGGtgcagacaccctatggagtTATACCTGATGTCTATGAGAGGGACCGCAGGAACCTGGCTCCATACTGGGGCCTGTGA